The Gammaproteobacteria bacterium genome contains the following window.
GCCGAACCGAGGCGTCGTCATTCACGGCCACAATCAGGCGATCTCCCAGCCGCTTGGCCTGCTCCAGGTAACTCACGTGTCCGGCGTGTAAAATATCGAAACAGCCGTTGGTCATCACCACCCGTTCGCCGCGCGCGCGCGCCTCCGCCACCGCCGCCAGCAGTTCATCCTCCGTCGGCAGCGCAGAGCTCACAGCAGCACCCTCCCCCATCGCACTGCGCAACTCATCAGTGCTTACAGTCGCCGCACCGAGCTTGCCCACCACAATGCTGGCGGCCGCATTCGCCAAGGCAGTGGCGGCGGCAAAATCTTCACCTGCCGCCAAGGCGGCCGCCAGCACGGAGACGACGGTATCGCCGGCGCCGGTCACGTCATAGACTTCACGTGCGTGCGCGGGCAGATGCAGGGCCGCGGTCCCTTCACGCAACAAGGTCATGCCGCGTTCGCTGCGGGTAATCAACAGAGCGTGCAGATCGAGACGGCGACGCAGTTGTTCACCCTTGGCGACCAACTCCTGCTCATCGCGGCAATGACCGACGACGGTCTCAAACTCCGCAAGATTGGGCGTAATCAATGTCGCGCCGCGGTAGATGTCGAAATCCGCGCCTTTAGGGTCCACCAACACGCGCTTGCCGGCCTGGCGGGCAAGCTCAATCAATTCACCTACTGCACGCAACGCCCCTTTGCCATAATCCGACAATACGACCACGCCGGCTTGCGGCAGTAATTTTTTGAACCGCTCCACCAGGTTCGCAGGGATATGGTCCGTGAAGCCATCCTCGAAATCCAGGCGGATC
Protein-coding sequences here:
- the hldE gene encoding bifunctional D-glycero-beta-D-manno-heptose-7-phosphate kinase/D-glycero-beta-D-manno-heptose 1-phosphate adenylyltransferase HldE, which codes for MTHLPDFTAARVLVVGDIMLDRYWHGVTVRISPEAPVPVVRIEQAVERAGGAGNVALNIAALGAQVTLLGLTGQDEAADILQTQLSAANVSCAFEQVQGYSTITKLRVLSRHQQLIRLDFEDGFTDHIPANLVERFKKLLPQAGVVVLSDYGKGALRAVGELIELARQAGKRVLVDPKGADFDIYRGATLITPNLAEFETVVGHCRDEQELVAKGEQLRRRLDLHALLITRSERGMTLLREGTAALHLPAHAREVYDVTGAGDTVVSVLAAALAAGEDFAAATALANAAASIVVGKLGAATVSTDELRSAMGEGAAVSSALPTEDELLAAVAEARARGERVVMTNGCFDILHAGHVSYLEQAKRLGDRLIVAVNDDASVRRLKGNGDAQRPVNPLAQRMRVLAALKSVDWVVPFSEDTPERLICRVLPDILVKGGDYRPQQIAGHQCVTAHGGQVRILGYEQGISTSRIIENIRTDNKGSTA